Proteins found in one Pyrus communis chromosome 15, drPyrComm1.1, whole genome shotgun sequence genomic segment:
- the LOC137716756 gene encoding protein CELLULOSE SYNTHASE INTERACTIVE 3-like, whose translation MSKAPSSKPREPVSSSTSQSRDLNEPAMDDEEGTMARVAQFIEQLHTSMSSPQEKELITARLLGIAKARKDARTIIGSHSQAMPLFISILRSGTPVAKVNVAATLSVLCKDEDLRLKVLLGGCIPPLLSLLKSESIEARKAAAEAIYEVSSGGLSDDHVGIKIFITEGVVPNLWNQLNPKSKQDKVVEGFVTGALRNLCGDKDGYWKATLEAGGVDIIVGLLSSDNAAAQSNAASLLARLMLAFSDSIPKVIDSGAVKALLRLVGQENDVSVRASAADALEALSSKSTGAKKAIVNADGLPVLIGAIVAPSKECMQGECGQALQDHATQALANICGGMSALILYLGELSQSPRLAAPVADIIGALAYTLMVFEHNSGADQESVNVTKIEDILVMLLKPRDNKLVQERVLEAMASLYGNNSLSSWLNHAQAKKVLIGLITMAAVDVQEYLIPSLTSLCCDGTGIWESIGKREGIQLLISLLGLSSEQHQEYAVQLLAILTDQVDDSKWAITAAGGIPPLVQLLETGSQKAKEDAAHLLWNLCCHSEDIRACVESAGAIPAFLWLLKSGGSRGQEASAKALTKLVQRADSATINQLLALLLGDSPSSKAHTIRVLGHVLIMASHNDLVHKGSAANKGLRSLVLVLNSSNEETQEYAASVLADLFSTRQDICDTLATDEIVHPCMKLLTSNTQGVATQSARALGALSRPMKTKTTSKMSYIAEGDVKPLIRLAKTSSIDAAETAVAALANLLSDPQIAAEALAEDVVLALIRVLGDGTSEGKKNASRALHQFLKHFPVGDVLTGNAQCRFAMLAIVDSLNALDMDGTDAADALEVVALLARTKQGVNFTYRPWSALAEVPSSLESLVRCLAEGPPPLQDKAIEILSRLCGEQPVVLGDLLIERSRSLGSLANRAMNSSSLEIRVGGAALLICAAKKYKQKAMEVLDVSGYLKPLVYALVDMMKQNSSCSSPEIEVRTPSGFIERTAFHKGDEFDVPDPAIVFGGTVALWLLCIIGSFHAKSKLTIMEANGLEVLSDKLAGYTSNPQAEYEDTEGIWISALLLAILFEDANVVLSPVTMRIIPSLALLLRSDEMIDRFFAAQSMASLVSNGSKGIILALANSGAVAGLITLIGYIESDVPNLVTLSEDFSLVRNPDQVVLEYLFDFEDVRVGSTARKSIPLLVDLLRPMPERPGAPPIAVKLLTRIANGSDTNKLIMGEAGALDALTKYLSLSPQESTEATITELFRILFSNPDLIRYEASASSLNQLIAVLRLGSRTARYSAARALHELFDAENVRDSDLARQSIQPLVDMLNAASESEQEAALVALVKLTSGNSSKAAFLTDVEGNPLESLYKILSSASSLELRRIAAQLCCTLFDNTEVRASAIASECVEPLISLMHSDTTAAVEAGVCAFEKLLDDEHRVELAMAYNVVDLLVGLVSGTSMLLIEASVCSLIKLGKDRTPCKLDMVNAGIIDKCLELLPVAPSSLCSSIAELFRILTNSNAIARSLGAAQIVEPLFIVLQRPDFNLWGQHSALQALVNILEKPQSLATLKLTPSQVIEPLISFLESPSQAIQQLGTELLSHLLAQEHFQQDITTKNAVVPLVQLAGIGILNLQQTAVKALEKISTSWPKAVADAGGIFELGKVIIQDDPQPPHALWESAALVLSNVLRFNAEYYFKVPVVVLVKMLHSTLDSTITVALNALLVHERNDNLSAEQMIDGGAIEALLDLLRSHQCEEASGRLLEALFNNVRIRQMKVSKYAIAPLSQYLLDPHTKSQSGKLLAALALGDLSQHEGLARARDSVSACRALISLLEEQPTEEMKMVSICALQNFVMNSRTNRRAVAEAGGILIIQELLLSPNAETAGQAALLIKFLFSNHTLQEYVSNELIRSLTAALERELWSSATINEEVLRALHMIFVNFPKLHISEAATLCIPNLIGALKSGSDTAQDVVLDTLSLLRHSWSTMPIDIAKSQAVIAAEAIPILQMLMKTCPPSFHERADSLLHCLPGCLTVTIKRGNNLKQAMGGTNAFCRLTIGNGPPRQTKVVSHSTSPEWKEGFTWAFDVPPKGQKLHIICKSKNTFGKTTLGRVTIQIDKVVSEGVYSGLFSLNHDSNKDGSSRTLEIEIIWSNGMANEET comes from the exons ATGTCAAAAGCTCCCTCCTCTAAACCGCGAGAACCCGTATCTTCTTCTACTTCACAGTCTAG GGATTTAAATGAACCAGCAATGGATGATGAAGAAGGTACAATGGCAAGAGTTGCTCAATTTATTGAGCAACTACATACCAGCATGTCTTCAccgcaagaaaaagaacttattACAGCACGTTTGCTAGGTATTGCCAAAGCAAGAAAGGATGCAAGAACAATTATTGGTTCGCATTCCCAGGCAATGCCATTGTTCATAAGCATTCTCAGGAGCGGCACCCCTGTGGCAAAAGTTAATGTGGCTGCAACTCTGAGTGTCCTGTGTAAAGATGAAGACTTGCGTCTTAAAGTACTTCTAGGCGGGTGCATCCCCCCTTTACTCTCACTTTTGAAGTCCGAATCAATTGAGGCTAGGAAGGCTGCAGCAGAAGCTATATACGAAGTTTCCTCCGGTGGACTTTCAGATGATCATGTCGGCATCAAAATATTTATTACAGAAGGTGTAGTACCAAACTTGTGGAATCAACTCAATCCAAAGAGCAAGCAGGACAAAGTGGTTGAGGGATTTGTGACAGGGGCTTTGAGAAATCTTTGTGGTGACAAGGATGGTTACTGGAAAGCAACACTTGAGGCTGGTGGAGTAGATATCATTGTGGGTCTTCTGTCTTCTGACAATGCTGCTGCCCAGTCCAATGCAGCCTCCCTTTTGGCCCGTCTCATGTTGGCTTTCAGCGATAGCATCCCTAAAGTAATAGATTCTGGAGCTGTCAAAGCTTTGCTTCGGCTTGTGGGTCAGGAAAATGATGTTTCTGTCCGTGCTAGTGCTGCTGATGCTCTGGAAGCCCTTTCTTCGAAGTCAACTGGGGCTAAAAAAGCTATTGTGAATGCAGATGGTCTTCCAGTTCTAATAGGGGCTATAGTTGCTCCATCTAAAGAGTGCATGCAAGGTGAGTGTGGGCAGGCTCTTCAAGACCATGCCACACAGGCTTTAGCAAATATATGTGGCGGGATGTCTGCTTTAATTTTATATCTTGGAGAACTTTCACAGTCACCTCGCCTAGCTGCCCCGGTTGCTGATATAATTGGAGCTCTTGCATACACGCTGATGGTCTTTGAGCACAATTCTGGTGCGGATCAGGAATCTGTTAATGTAACAAAGATAGAGGATATTCTTGTAATGCTACTAAAGCCTCGGGACAATAAGCTTGTTCAAGAGCGTGTCCTTGAGGCCATGGCTAGTCTATATGGCAACAACTCTCTCTCCAGTTGGCTCAATCATGCACAAGCAAAGAAGGTACTCATTGGACTTATAACAATGGCTGCTGTTGACGTGCAAGAGTATCTTATACCCTCTTTAACAAGCTTATGCTGTGATGGTACTGGAATATGGGAGTCCATTGGCAAGAGAGAAGGAATTCAGTTACTTATTTCATTGTTGGGGTTATCCAGTGAGCAGCATCAAGAGTATGCTGTTCAGTTGCTGGCCATCTTAACTGACCAAGTTGATGACAGCAAGTGGGCTATTACAGCTGCCGGTGGGATTCCTCCTCTGGTACAGTTATTAGAGACGGGTTCTCAGAAGGCAAAAGAGGATGCCGCTCATTTGTTGTGGAATTTGTGCTGTCACAGTGAAGATATTCGTGCATGTGTTGAAAGTGCGGGAGCCATCCCAGCATTTTTATGGCTTTTAAAAAGTGGTGGGTCAAGAGGACAAGAGGCATCAGCTAAGGCACTCACAAAGCTTGTCCAGAGAGCTGATTCTGCCACCATTAATCAGTTGTTAGCTTTGCTCCTCGGTGACTCTCCAAGCTCAAAGGCCCATACTATCAGGGTATTGGGTCATGTTCTCATAATGGCATCACACAATGATCTTGTGCATAAAGGTTCAGCAGCTAATAAAGGGCTGAGGTCTCTTGTCCTGGTCCTCAATTCATCAAATGAAGAAACTCAAGAGTATGCTGCGTCTGTCCTAGCTGATCTATTCAGCACAAGACAAGATATTTGTGATACTCTTGCAACTGATGAGATCGTGCATCCTTGCATGAAGCTATTGACCAGCAACACACAAGGTGTTGCAACACAGTCAGCTCGAGCATTGGGTGCTCTGTCCCGTCCTATGAAGACCAAAACAACAAGCAAGATGTCTTATATTGCAGAAGGTGATGTCAAGCCCCTCATCAGACTGGCTAAAACTTCTTCCATTGATGCTGCTGAAACTGCAGTTGCTGCACTTGCCAATCTTCTCTCTGATCCCCAGATTGCTGCAGAAGCCCTGGCAGAAGATGTTGTTTTAGCTTTGATAAGAGTACTGGGTGATGGAACTTCAGAAGGTAAGAAGAATGCATCTCGTGCCCTTCATCAATTCCTGAAGCATTTTCCTGTAGGTGATGTGCTCACAGGAAATGCTCAGTGTCGTTTTGCTATGCTTGCTATTGTTGATTCCTTAAATGCATTGGATATGGATGGGACTGATGCTGCGGATGCTTTAGAAGTAGTAGCTCTTTTGGCTAGAACAAAACAGGGCGTGAACTTCACTTACCGTCCATGGTCTGCCCTTGCTGAAGTTCCATCAAGCTTAGAATCTCTTGTTCGCTGCCTGGCTGAAGGGCCTCCCCCACTTCAGGATAAGGCAATAGAAATTTTATCTAGGCTTTGTGGTGAGCAACCAGTTGTGCTCGGTGATCTATTGATTGAAAGATCAAGATCCCTTGGTTCACTAGCTAACAGGGCAATGAACTCATCTAGTCTAGAAATCAGAGTTGGAGGAGCTGCATTACTTATTTGTGCAGCAAAAAAGTACAAACAGAAGGCAATGGAAGTACTGGATGTATCAGGATATTTAAAACCGTTAGTGTATGCTTTAGTGGACATGATGAAGCAAAATTCTAGCTGCTCCTCTCCAGAAATTGAAGTCAGAACTCCTAGTGGCTTTATTGAAAGAACTGCATTCCACAAAGGCGACGAATTTGATGTCCCTGATCCAGCCATTGTCTTTGGGGGTACTGTTGCCTTGTGGTTGCTATGCATAATTGGTTCCTTTCATGCAAAGAGCAAACTCACAATTATGGAAGCCAATGGTCTTGAGGTTCTATCTGACAAGCTTGCAGGTTACACTTCCAATCCACAG GCAGAATATGAGGATACGGAAGGTATATGGATTAGTGCCTTGCTCCTGGCTATTCTGTTTGAAGATGCAAATGTTGTTCTGTCACCTGTAACAATGCGCATTATTCCTTCACTTGCTCTTCTTTTGAGATCAGATGAGATGATTGATAGGTTCTTTGCTGCCCAGTCAATGGCCAGTCTTGTTTCTAATGGTAGTAAAGGAATAATTCTTGCCCTTGCAAATTCAGGTGCTGTTGCTGGATTGATAACTCTAATTGGTTATATTGAGTCCGACGTGCCTAACCTCGTTACTTTGTCAGAAGATTTTTCTCTGGTACGAAATCCTGATCAAGTTGTTTTGGAGTACCTTTTTGATTTTGAAGATGTAAGAGTTGGATCAACAGCGCGTAAGTCTATACCTCTCTTGGTGGATCTCTTGAGACCAATGCCAGAACGGCCTGGTGCCCCTCCAATTGCTGTTAAACTCTTGACCCGTATTGCCAATGGAAGtgatacaaataaattaattatgggAGAAGCTGGAGCTCTGGATGCTTTGACAAAGTACCTTTCTTTGAGCCCACAAGAGTCCACAGAAGCCACAATAACTGAATTATTCAGAATATTATTCAGCAATCCTGATCTCATTCGCTATGAAGCATCAGCTAGTTCTTTGAATCAACTCATAGCTGTTCTGCGTCTAGGGTCAAGAACTGCAAGATATAGTGCTGCAAGAGCTCTTCATGAACTATTTGACGCTGAGAACGTCAGAGATTCTGATTTAGCCAGGCAGTCTATTCAACCATTGGTTGACATGCTTAACGCTGCATCAGAGAGTGAGCAAGAGGCTGCCCTTGTTGCGTTAGTTAAGTTGACTTCAGGAAATTCTTCTAAAGCAGCTTTTTTGACTGATGTGGAGGGAAATCCACTGGAGAGTTTGTACAAAATACTGTCTTCTGCTTCATCCTTGGAATTGAGGAGAATTGCTGCACAACTCTGTTGTACTTTGTTTGATAATACCGAAGTCAGAGCAAGTGCAATTGCCTCAGAATGCGTAGAGCCCCTTATATCACTGATGCATTCTGATACAACTGCAGCTGTAGAAGCTGGAGTTTGTGCTTTTGAAAAATTGTTGGATGATGAACACCGGGTGGAGCTTGCAATGGCCTATAATGTTGTGGATCTCCTTGTTGGATTAGTTTCTGGAACAAGCATGCTGCTCATTGAGGCCAGTGTCTGTTCTCTCATAAAGTTGGGGAAAGACCGGACCCCATGCAAATTGGACATGGTCAATGCTGGAATTATTGATAAATGTCTTGAGCTACTACCTGTTGCACCCAGTTCATTATGCTCTTCCATAGCTGAATTGTTCCGCATTTTAACAAATAGTAATGCAATTGCTAGAAGTTTGGGTGCTGCACAAATTGTAGAACCTCTTTTTATAGTTTTACAACGTCCAGATTTCAATTTATGGGGACAGCACAGTGCATTACAAGCACTGGTAAATATTTTGGAGAAGCCACAAAGCCTTGCAACTTTAAAGCTTACACCTAGCCAAGTGATCGAGCCTCTAATTTCATTTCTGGAATCCCCATCTCAAGCCATCCAGCAGCTTGGCACAGAATTGCTATCTCATCTTCTTGCGCAAGAACATTTTCAGCAAGATATTACAACAAAAAATGCAGTTGTTCCTCTTGTTCAGCTTGCAGGAATTGGAATATTAAACTTACAGCAGACAGCGGTAAAGGCACTGGAAAAAATCTCAACAAGCTGGCCAAAGGCAGTTGCTGATGCTGGTGGTATATTTGAGCTTGGAAAGGTTATTATTCAAGATGACCCTCAGCCACCTCATGCCCTGTGGGAATCAGCTGCTTTAGTTCTCTCAAATGTTCTGCGCTTCAACGCTGAATACTATTTTAAGGTTCCTGTGGTGGTTCTTGttaaaatgttgcattcaacaCTGGATAGCACCATCACGGTGGCCCTCAATGCGTTACTTGTTCATGAAAGGAATGATAATTTAAGTGCAGAACAGATGATTGATGGTGGTGCTATAGAAGCCTTGTTGGACCTTTTACGGTCTCATCAATGTGAAGAAGCTTCTGGAAGATTACTTGAAGCTCTATTTAACAATGTCAGGATACGACAAATGAAGGTCTCTAAGTATGCAATAGCACCACTATCGCAGTATCTGTTAGATCCACACACCAAATCGCAGTCTGGAAAACTTCTTGCTGCTCTTGCTCTGGGAGACCTTTCCCAACATGAAGGGCTTGCGAGAGCTAGAGATTCTGTTTCTGCATGTCGTGCATTGATAAGCTTGCTTGAAGAACAACCAACAGAAGAGATGAAAATGGTGTCAATTTGTGCATTGCAGAACTTTGTCATGAACAGCCGAACGAATAGGCGAGCTGTTGCTGAAGCTGGGGGCATACTGATTATTCAAGAACTACTACTGTCTCCGAATGCAGAAACTGCTGGGCAGGCAGCATTGCTTATcaaattcttgttttctaatCACACACTCCAAGAGTATGTATCAAATGAACTTATAAGATCTTTGACAG CTGCATTAGAGAGAGAGTTGTGGTCCTCAGCAACTATTAATGAAGAGGTCTTGAGAGCCTTACATATGATATTCGTCAACTTCCCAAAGCTCCATATTTCTGAAGCAGCCACTCTCTGCATTCCCAATCTGATTGGAGCTCTTAAATCTGGTAGTGACACGGCTCAGGATGTTGTTTTGGACACCCTTTCCCTGTTGAGACATTCTTGGTCAACCATGCCAATAGATATTGCAAAGTCTCAGGCTGTGATTGCTGCCGAAGCCATTCCCATCCTACAAATGCTCATGAAAACCTGTCCACCAAGTTTCCATGAGAGAGCAGACAGCCTGTTGCATTGCTTACCAGGTTGTTTGACTGTTACAATTAAGCGGGGGAACAACCTTAAACAGGCCATGGGAGGTACAAATGCTTTTTGTCGATTGACAATAGGCAATGGCCCTCCTCGACAAACCAAG GTAGTGAGCCACAGTACCTCTCCAGAATGGAAAGAAGGCTTTACGTGGGCATTTGATGTGCCTCCAAAGGGACAAAAACTCCATATCATTTGCAAAAGCAAAAATACCTTCGGAAAG ACAACGCTGGGAAGAGTGACGATCCAAATTGACAAAGTTGTGAGTGAAGGAGTATACAGTGGATTATTCAGTCTAAATCATGACAGCAACAAAGATGGGTCTTCCCGTACACTAGAAATCGAGATTATCTGGTCCAACGGAATGGCCAACGAAGAAACTTGA
- the LOC137716757 gene encoding replication factor C subunit 3-like produces MAEPITLMDIDDDDNLSVQPNNKGKNVVVSAAAPSNGKATPWVEKYRPHSLADVAAHRDIVDTIDRLTSENRLPHLLLYGPPGTGKTSTILAVARKLYGAQYHNMILELNASDDRGINVVRQQIQDFASTQSFSFGGDSAKSSVKMVLLDEADAMTKDAQFALRRVIEKYTKNTRFSLICNHVNKIIPALQSRCTRFRFAPLEEFHVSERLKHVIEAEGLDVPASGLAAVVRLSNGDMRKALNILQSTHMASQQITEEAVYLCTGNPLPKDIEQISYWLLNESFAESFKRISDMKARKGLALIDIVREVTMFVFKIMMPADVRVKLINDLADIEYRLTFGCNDKLQLGSLIATFTKARSALAAAAK; encoded by the exons ATGGCGGAGCCAATCACTCTCATGGACATCGACGACGATGACAACCTATCTGTACAACCCAACAACAAAGGCAAAAACGTCGTCGTCTCCGCCGCCGCCCCTTCCAACGGCAAAGCCACGCCGTGGGTCGAGAAGTACCGCCCTCATTCCCTCGCAGACGTCGCTGCTCACCGCGACATTGTCGACACCA TTGATAGGCTTACTAGTGAGAACAGATTGCCGCACCTCCTACTATATGGCCCTCCTGGTACTGGCAAAACTTCAACCATTCTTGCTGTGGCACGCAAGCTCTATGGAGCGCAGTACCACAATATGATTCTGGAGTTGAATGCATCCGATGACAGGGGGATCAATGTTGTGCGACAACAGATTCAAGATTTTGCTAGCACGCAGAGTTTCTCGTTTGG GGGTGATAGTGCAAAGTCATCTGTAAAAATGGTATTGCTGGATGAGGCGGATGCTATGACAAAGGATGCTCAATTTGCTTTGCGAAGGG TGATTGAGAAATACACAAAGAATACTAGGTTTTCACTAATTTGTAATCATGTCAACAAGATCATTCCAGCATTACAATCACGATGTACTCGTTTCCGATTTGCTCCACTTGAGGAGTTTCATGTCTCAGAGAGACTCAAACATGTTATAGAAGCTGAAGG GCTTGATGTGCCTGCGAGTGGCTTAGCGGCAGTTGTacggcttagcaatggtgacaTGAGAAAGGCTCTGAACATTTTGCAG TCAACTCATATGGCTTCACAGCAGATAACTGAAGAAGCGGTATATCTTTGCACAGGAAATCCATTGCCCAAAGATATTGAGCAAATATCTTACTGGCTTTTGAACGAATCATTTGCTGAGAGTTTCAAAC GAATATCTGACATGAAAGCAAGAAAAGGGTTGGCTTTGATAGATATTGTAAGAGAAGTGACCAT GTTCGTTTTTAAGATTATGATGCCCGCAGATGTTCGAGTTAAATTGATTAATGATTTAGCTGACATAGA GTACAGGTTGACGTTTGGGTGCAATGATAAGTTGCAACTCGGATCACTGATAGCCACTTTCACAAAAGCTCGATCTGCACTTGCTGCTGCTGCGAAGTAG